A window of Zingiber officinale cultivar Zhangliang chromosome 5A, Zo_v1.1, whole genome shotgun sequence contains these coding sequences:
- the LOC121981748 gene encoding eukaryotic translation initiation factor 4G-like, with protein sequence MSVNQSRVGRSEAQHRKPVRSGSAGQQKGLVGSGWKGGDSAPRPAVHSPSSYAPSASSVAPPLSTDRSFKKAGNGHGIQSAVNASSSSESSGAAISHQTPVENGAYPHIRSGYSESTSPAATKPAIPKAPSSQSAFGPSTSAPLQSPKVDASKAFTLQFGSINPGLMNGLQIPARTSSAPPNLDEQNRNQAHTKSMGAISSISVSSAPKPQKHLANRKDGDVHQSSSEEFISVPQIKRDASVSVPSAFAVPAPNSSGLPIAGMPLPMHTQFQPQKTQILPKFGVPSVQMHRPGLAANSLQMPMTLPMGNNPPVPQQILVPSIQPHFVQQQAMMHQGQALGFVRPIGQLLPPQLGSMGIGITTQFPQQPGNYGGPRKTTTVKITHPDTHEELRLDKNSDLSKDGEASGQRPHLNVISQPHPSPSYPHQTKFSQIQQSSYNQSQLIFPTSVPPGSGQIPTNLQTPRYSYPLNQIGPNLNFLNSSAINNIPSGKSPSTALHDISEGLQLDALSISASLPPAVQVTMKPSVGLQSVKAGAPLPSPSVVITMPSTKVEPPMLVKTIADEITLNRKRTEINPGGPGQQLKLISGPSTSISVPVTNTSTTTPVNLRMFTLSEASLSPETPNRDSGSVLDGNDGKKSEDARRCDNLKDNGKTSKLDATSSKVVKAPPKSENMTLPDIRTTEPVFGSGMPFASVSVPKIAGNASFGNGDSSSVSPDVFSGKENFPSQASTSLDTMVGETAIYNLTTANLRVGSTGLNARKEKKSELTEDKSLEASNDSLGDCNEAKVDSSSTIAKPSEFEKVVLTKQDDKQADYLEGIVIKKEEIDKKLLNGSSGDFAELKESRTQNQENNSTDASLNSIDSETVVDCDLYAKDANAHLHTFSSKPKLKSSKEDDLTDCSGAHMETAPSSIPSVSVEHKRDLKVDLPNDRLTSSTILGKKSKPVSDTMKPKITAGKKKNRREMFSKADAACTSDLYTAYKGPEVKNEVAVKSESLHSPTAVPNITPIGCPAKDVVSSDEDTQNKTESDDWENVADISTPKLKTPKHWQHAGEIRKQHDSDVCEATTWKKYTRDFLIKLSQHFTQLPVDFDTRMNISDILLIPQGKSSLPSPGKNSDRPSSRGDRRAVGPLDDDKWTKSHAHAPYGFDGNAAINLRPGQGGSHVVARNLPWQASNQSGGILSGSMQSQGGTQRGNLDPGDRWQRARGLIPSPQTPLPVMHRAEKRYEIGKVSDEEEAKQRQLKGILNKLTPQNFEKLFAQVVEVNIDNLVTLTGVISQIFDKALTEPTFCEMYANFCFHLASKLPDFSEANEKITFKRLLLNKCQEEFERGEREQAEANNVEDEGEVKLSKEEKEEKRLRARRRMLGNIRLIGELYKERMLTERIMHECIKKLLGQYQNQNQNPDEEDIEALCKLMSTIGEMIDHPKAKEHIDAYFDMMAKLSTNQQLSSRVRFMLRDAIDLRKNKWQQRRKVEGPKKIDEVHRDAAQERQAQSSRLSRGPVINSVARRGQAADYGSRGSAPLSSPSPQQVGGHRALPSQARGYGIQDARLEDRHQIEGRTASLPLQHRSTDDGSITLGPQGGLARGMSIRGHSSILNVTSEISANTEHHRVPSSTNNTIYTAGRSTRATYDQLSPQDHNNQYGSRDVKISDCKFERSSTSNLPGGQLHATSNSSLAPISGTKTFSEEALQEKSISAIREYYSAKDEKEVALCIKELNAPSFYPTMVSVWITDSFERNDGERDLLVKLIINLYKSRDCLLNQSQLLQGFESVLASLEDAVNDAPRAPEFLGRIFAKTILEDVTALSDVGRLILRGGEEPGQLREVGLAAEVLGNILEILQLEGVSITDLIRDSLNLQLNDFLPPSPLKAKKLDAFL encoded by the exons ATGTCCGTCAATCAATCCAGGGTTGGGAGGTCGGAGGCGCAGCATAGGAAACCCGTCCGATCGGGCAGCGCTGGCCAGCAAAAGGGATTAGTCGGTAGCGGCTGGAAGGGTGGCGATTCCGCCCCTCGGCCAGCTGTCCACTCGCCCTCATCCTATGCTCCTTCTGCTTCGTCAGTCGCGCCGCCATTGTCGACTGATCGAAG CTTCAAGAAAGCAGGTAATGGACACGGCATTCAATCTGCAGTAAATGCATCCTCAAGTTCTGAATCAAGCGGTGCTGCTATTTCTCATCAAACTCCTGTTGAGAATGGCGCTTATCCTCATATACGTTCTG GATATTCGGAATCAACATCACCAGCTGCTACAAAACCTGCTATCCCTAAAGCTCCGTCTTCTCAATCAGCTTTTGGACCTTCAACTTCTGCACCATTGCAATCACCTAAAG TTGATGCATCCAAGGCTTTTACTCTTCAATTTGGCTCCATAAATCCTGGATTGATGAATGGATTACAG ATTCCTGCTCGGACTAGCTCAGCACCGCCAAATCTTGATGAGCAAAATCGCAACCAG GCCCATACCAAGTCAATGGGAGCTATTTCTTCTATTTCTGTATCCTCTGCGCCTAAACCACAGAAGCATCTAGCAAACAGAAAAGATGGTGATGTTCATCAATCCAGCAGCGAGGAGTTCATCTCTGTGCCACAGATAAAGAGGGATGCTAGTGTCTCTGTCCCATCTGCCTTTGCTGTACCTGCACCAAATTCATCTGGTCTGCCAATTGCTGGGATGCCTTTGCCCATGCACACACAATTTCAACCTCAGAAAACACAAATTCTGCCAAAATTTGGTGTACCTAGTGTACAGATGCATCGACCTGGTCTTGCAGCCAATTCATTGCAAATGCCAATGACATTACCCATGGGGAATAACCCTCCAGTTCCACAGCAAATTCTTGTTCCAAGTATTCAACCTCACTTTGTGCAACAACAGGCAATGATGCACCAGGGACAAGCTCTTGGGTTTGTTCGTCCAATTGGTCAACTGTTGCCTCCACAATTAGGCAGCATGGGAATTGGCATTACTACACAGTTCCCACAGCAACCAGGTAATTATGGTGGTCCACGAAAGACCACCACAGTTAAGATTACTCATCCAGATACGCATGAAGAACTGAGGCTTGACAAGAATAGTGATTTGAGCAAGGATGGTGAAGCTTCTGGACAAAGGCCACACCTAAATGTTATTTCTCAGCCTCATCCTTCTCCGTCATATCctcatcaaacaaaattttcCCAAATACAACAAAGCTCTTATAATCAGTCTCAGCTTATTTTTCCAACTTCTGTTCCTCCAGGGAGTGGACAGATACCCACAAACTTACAGACTCCAAGGTATAGTTATCCTCTCAATCAAATTGGCCCAAATTTGAACTTCTTAAACTCATCTGCAATCAACAATATTCCAAGTGGCAAAAGTCCATCTACAGCTCTGCATGACATTTCTGAAGGGCTTCAATTGGATGCATTATCAATTTCTGCCTCACTACCCCCCGCAGTCCAGGTAACTATGAAACCATCTGTTGGTTTGCAAAGTGTTAAAGCTGGTGCACCTTTGCCCTCACCTTCCGTGGTCATTACCATGCCTTCCACCAAGGTAGAACCACCTATGCTAGTGAAGACTATTGCAGATGAGATTACTCTTAATCGAAAAAGGACAGAGATCAATCCAGGTGGACCTGGCCAGCAACTTAAGTTGATTTCTGGACCATCAACTAGTATCTCTGTTCCTGTCACCAATACAAGTACCACAACTCCTGTCAACTTGAGAATGTTCACACTTTCTGAAGCTTCGTTGTCTCCTGAAACACCAAACAGGGATTCTGGATCAGTTCTGGATGGAAATGATGGCAAGAAAAGTGAAGATGCTCGAAGATGTGATAATTTAAAAGATAATGGGAAGACGAGCAAG TTAGATGCAACTTCTTCTAAAGTTGTAAAGGCGCCTCCTAAATCTGAAAACATGACTCTTCCAGACATTAGAACTACTGAGCCAGTTTTTGGTAGCGGAATGCCTTTTGCATCTGTGTCCGTACCAAAAATAGCAGGTAATGCTTCATTTGGTAATGGTGACTCATCTTCTGTGTCACCTGATGTTTTCTCTGGCAAAGAGAATTTTCCTTCTCAAGCTTCTACCTCACTTGACACTATGGTTGGTGAAACTGCTATCTACAATCTGACGACTGCTAACTTGAGGGTGGGAAGCACAGGTTTGAATgctaggaaagaaaaaaaatctgagTTAACAGAGGATAAAAGCCTTGAAGCATCAAATGATTCATTAGGAGATTGTAATGAAGCTAAAGTAGATTCATCTTCTACTATTGCAAAGCCTTCTGAATTTGAGAAAGTTGTATTGACAAAACAAGATGACAAACAGGCAGATTACTTGGAAGGGATAGTTATTAAGAAAGAAGAGATAGACAAGAAACTGCTTAATGGCTCTAGTGGTGATTTTGCTGAATTGAAGGAAAGTAGAACCCAGAACCAAGAAAATAACTCTACAGATGCATCTTTAAACTCAATTGATTCTGAAACTGTAGTTGATTGTGATCTGTATGCAAAAGATGCCAATGCCCACCTCCATACCTTCTCAAGCAAACCAAAACTGAAATCCAGCAAGGAGGATGATTTAACAGATTGTAGTGGGGCACACATGGAAACAGCCCCTTCCTCTATTCCATCTGTTTCCGTGGAACACAAACGAGATCTTAAAGTTGATTTGCCTAATGATAGATTGACTTCTTCGACAATCTTGGGGAAAAAGAGTAAGCCTGTGTCAGATACCATGAAGCCTAAGATTACTGCCGGTAAAAAGAAAAATAGGAGGGAAATGTTTTCTAAAGCTGATGCTGCCTGCACATCTGATCTTTACACAGCATACAAGGGCCCGGAGGTAAAAAATGAGGTGGCTGTTAAATCAGAAAGTTTACATAGTCCAACAGCTGTTCCAAATATAACACCGATAGGGTGTCCTGCTAAGGATGTGGTTTCAAGTGATGAAGATACGCAAAATAAAACTGAGTCGGATGATTGGGAAAACGTAGCTGATATATCTACTCCAAAGCTAAAAACACCAAAACATTGGCAGCATGCTGGTGAGATAAGAAAGCAACATGATAGTGATGTTTGTGAAGCCACTACTTGGAAAAAGTACACTAGGGATTTTCTAATCAAACTCTCACAACATTTTACTCAGCTTCCTGTTGATTTTGACACTCGTATGAATATATCAGATATCTTGCTTATTCCACAAGGAAAATCATCATTGCCAAGTCCTGGGAAGAACAGTGATCGGCCATCTTCTCGGGGTGATCGACGTGCTGTTGGGCCGTTGGATGATGATAAATGGACAAAATCACATGCACATGCGCCTTATGGTTTTGATGGAAATGCAGCTATTAATCTTCGTCCTGGGCAAGGTGGTAGTCATGTGGTTGCAAGGAATCTACCGTGGCAGGCATCCAATCAATCTGGAGGAATTCTATCAGGATCAATGCAATCTCAAGGAGGCACACAACGGGGTAATCTTGATCCTGGAGATCGGTGGCAACGAGCCAGAGGTTTGATACCCTCTCCTCAAACTCCCCTACCGGTAATGCACCGAGCTGAGAAAAGGTATGAAATTGGCAAGGTTTCTGATGAGGAAGAGGCAAAGCAAAGACAACTAAAAGGCATCCTTAACAAGCTGACTcctcaaaattttgaaaagctcTTTGCTCAGGTTGTGGAGGTTAACATAGACAATCTTGTAACCCTTACTGGTGTCATCTCACAGATCTTTGACAAGGCTTTGACGGAACCCACTTTCTGTGAGATGTATGCTAATTTCTGTTTTCATTTAGCAAGCAAATTGCCAGATTTCAGTGAAGCCAAtgagaaaataacttttaaaagattgCTCCTTAACAAATGCCAGGAGGAATTTGAAAGAGGGGAGAGAGAACAGGCCGAGGCTAATAATGTTGAAGATGAAGGTGAGGTCAAGCTGTCcaaagaggaaaaggaagagaaaagGCTCCGGGCCCGCAGACGTATGTTAGGTAATATACGTTTGATTGGAGAATTATACAAGGAGAGGATGTTAACTGAGAGAATTATGCATGAGTGTATCAAGAAATTACTGGGTCAATATcagaatcaaaatcaaaatcctgATGAGGAAGATATTGAAGCACTGTGCAAATTGATGAGTACAATTGGAGAAATGATAGATCACCCCAAGGCAAAGGAACACATAGATGCATATTTTGACATGATGGCCAAGCTTTCAACAAATCAACAGTTATCTTCTCGCGTTAGATTCATGTTGAGAGATGCAATTGATCTTAGAAAGAACAAATGGCAACAGAGGCGGAAAGTTGAGGGACCAAAGAAGATTGATGAGGTTCACAGAGATGCAGCACAAGAAAGGCAAGCTCAGTCTAGCAGATTATCTCGTGGCCCTGTCATTAATAGTGTCGCAAGACGTGGTCAAGCAGCTGATTATGGTTCTCGTGGTTCTGCTCCATTAAGCTCTCCAAGTCCCCAGCAGGTTGGTGGTCATCGAGCATTGCCATCTCAGGCTCGTGGCTATGGTATCCAAGATGCACGATTAGAGGATAGACATCAGATTGAAGGACGAACAGCATCACTTCCCCTCCAACATAGATCTACTGATGATGGTTCTATTACACTTGGTCCTCAAGGTGGCCTAGCACGGGGAATGTCTATCCGAGGACACTCATCAATATTAAATGTAACTTCTGAAATTTCTGCAAATACTGAACATCATAGAGTGCCATCTTCTACAAACAATACTATTTATACAGCAGGAAGGTCTACTAGAGCAACATATGATCAACTAAGTCCTCAAGATCATAACAATCAGTACGGCAGCAGAGATGTAAAGATTTCAGATTGTAAATTTGAGAGATCTTCAACAAGTAATCTACCTGGTGGGCAATTGCATGCCACTTCTAATAGCAGCCTAGCTCCAATTTCTGGAACAAAAACCTTTTCAGAAGAAGCTTTGCAAGAAAAATCCATTTCAGCAATTAGAGAGTACTACAG TGCCAAGGATGAGAAGGAAGTTGCATTATGCATCAAGGAATTAAATGCTCCAAGCTTTTATCCGACTATGGTATCAGTATGGATTACTGACTCCTTTGAGAGAAATGATGGGGAAAGGGATCTCCTAGTGAAGCTTATTATCAACCTCTACAAATCTAGAGATTGTTTGCTTAATCAATCGCAACTACTCCAAGG GTTTGAATCTGTTCTTGCTTCATTGGAGGATGCTGTAAATGATGCGCCAAGAGCACCAGAGTTTCTTGGTCGCATCTTTGCCAAAACTATTTTGGAAGATGTGACAGCTTTGAGCGATGTAGGAAGATTGATACTTCGAGGAGGTGAAGAACCAGGCCAACTGAGAGAGGTTGGCCTAGCTGCAGAGGTGCTTGGGAACATATTGGAGATCTTACAATTGGAAGGAGTTTCCATTACGGATCTCATCCGAGATAGTTTGAATCTCCAGCTAAATGATTTCCTACCGCCGTCTCCACTGAAAGCAAAAAAGTTGGATGCTTTTCTGTAG